The Fimbriimonadaceae bacterium nucleotide sequence AGGACAAGCGTCCTACGTACAAGACACCGAAGGGCCAGATTCGCCGCAGCTTCGCCGTCGCTCGAAACGTTTTCCGCGGGATTCAGCCGAGGAACGGTTTCCGAGGTACGTTCTTCGGCGCACCTGAAACCTGGAAGGTCTCGGTCACGACAACGGTCATTCCACTTCCTGGCGGCACGATCACCGTTGCCGAACAGCGACAAGACATCTTCCAGAGTAACGACCCGTGGAAGGACGACAAATGGTACACGGGCGGAGACATTGAAAACACGCGAAGATCCGACTGGAAAAACACCAAGGATCCTAGGGCGCCTTACGGCAACATCGACAACGCTTACTCCGAAGGCTCTGTCTGGGCCTTTGCAGACGGGCACGTTCGTTACCAGAAAGTAAACGGCACGGCCAGTGATGGGGTTTTCCAGGGAACTGTCTTCGAAGGGTATGAGCAAAAGGCTGGCGCGTGGGTTACCGGTAACGGAGACCCGTTCTGGGACAGGGGCATTGTTTGCCTGGACTCGCTCTTGAAGACCAGCGACGCGACCTGCAAGCTTCCTGGCGAAGATTAAGATGAAACGGGAAATCCCGCCCGCAACGATCATCGCAGTCATCGTCCTCGCGGTTGCCGCCTTAGGAGCTGCCTGGTTCTTTTCCGGCAACTCGGGGCAGATGTCGGCTCAAGAACTCGACCTGGCGAAGGAACAAGGCCGGCTCAGGCAGGAAAGGGAAGCAGCGGCGGCGCGAGGAGAGCTCGGGCTTGGCTCCGGTGGAGCCGAGTCCGAGGCGCGCGCCCGGCAAAGCGCGCAGTCAGAAACCGGGGGACAATAAGCGGCCTTCGTGAGAAACGGGAGTGCAATGGGATCCCGACTAGCCAGGGCGCTCTGCACCCTGGCTATCGTGCAGTCGGCCCTTGTCGCATTTGCCGAGGAGCGGCAGATCGTCACCGTCTGGGGACTCAGTGCCGGTCCCGACGCGAAAGGGGCGGAAGCCGTCGTCCGCGAGTTCGAGAAGCGGAACCCTGACCTCAAAGTCCGGGCCTTGCGCATGGGCGCGGGCGAGATGAACCCCCAAAAACTGATGACATCCATCGTCGGCAACGCCCCGCCCGACGTCATCTATCAAGACCGGTTCAGCCTTAGCGATTGGGCGAGCCGCGGCGCCTTCCGACCGCTCGACGACCTGATGGCCCGCGACAAGGCAAACCCCCTGAACCCGCGGCCCGAGCAATACTTCCCCGCCGCCTGGGCAGAGACGCAGTACGAGGGCAAGACCTACGCCATCCCCAGCGGGTCGGACACGCGCGTCCTCTATTGGAACCGCCGAATCTTCCGCCAAAACGCGGACGCCCTCCGCGCGGCCGGGCTCGACCCGGGCCGACCGCCCCGAACCTGGAGCGAGACCCTGCAGTACAGCAAGGTCTTGACTAAGCGCGACGCGAACGGGCAGATCGTCGCCGCTGGCTTCATCCCCAACTACGGCAACTCCTGGCTCTACCTCTTCGCCTTTCAGAACGACGCCCAATTCATGAGCGCCGACGGGCGCACCTGCACCCTCGACACCCCCGCCGCGCGGGAGGCCGTCGAATTCATGGTCAAAGGGTACGACCTGCTCGGCGGCTATGACAACGCCCAGAAGTTTAGCAGCGGTTTCCTCGGCAACGAGAACGACCCCTTCGTGATCGGCAAAGTCGCGATGAAGGTCGACGGAGACTGGATCCTCTCGAACCTGAGCCGCTATGCGCCGGACCTGGATTTCGGCGTCGCCCCGCCTCCGGTGCCGGACGACCGCTTCGCCCGCCGGGGCCGCTTCAAGGATGACAAGGACCTGTTCATCACCTGGATGGGCGGCTTTAGCTACGGTGTCCCCGTCGGCGCGAAGAACGTCGAAGGGGCGTGGCGCTACATCAAGTTCGCGGCCAGCGCCGAAGGACGGCTGATCGAGGTCCGCGCCCAAGCCGATTGGGACAAGCTGCGCGGCCGCGAGTTCATCCAGCGCGTCCAAGCCCACCGCGAGGCGAACGAGGAGATCCTCCGGCAGTACGCCCCCAAGCAGCCCAACTATGCCGACGCCGTCAGCCTTCACGTGGCGATCGGCGAAGTCGGCCGGATCCGCCCGCCGACCGTGGTCGGCCAGGTCCTGTGGGACGAACACATCAAGGCGTTCGAGGCGGCCTGCCGCCATGAATTGCCCCCCGACCGCGCGCTCAAACGAGGGCAGTCCGTGGTCCAGCGAGAGCTCGACGCCCACTATCGCTATTTCTCCCTGCCCCAGTTCGACATGCGCGTCCCCTTGGGCATCGGGGCCACCGCGTTCCTGGCCCTGGTCGCCGGATTCGTCGTCTGGATCCGGCGGCAAAAGCTCGGCCGGCTCGCCCGAGAGGAGACGAAGTGGGCCTACATCCTGCTTTCGCCCTGGTTACTTGGATTTTTCATCTTCACAGCAGGGCCGATGCTCGCCTCCCTGGCCTTCAGCATGACCCAGTACAACGTGCTGAGCGACCCGAAGTGGGTCGGCGCCGAGAACTACGTGGCTCTGTTCACAAGCGAGCGAGAGAACCTGGTCAAAGCGTTCGGCAACGTCTTTTATCTTGCCGGGATCGGGGTGCCGCTGGGAATCGTCTCCGGGTTGCTCATCGCGCTCCTGCTCAATACAAGCGTTCGCGGCATAAACACGTACCGCACCATCTTCTACCTCCCTTCGATCGTCCCGGTCGTGGCGGGCGCAGTGCTTTGGTCGTGGGTGCTGACCCCGGACCCCAGCAAGGGCCTCGTCAACGCCGCGTGGCTCCACACGGTCACGGAGTGGCTCGGCGTGTCCCCGCCCGGCTGGCTCACCGTCGCGGACTGGGCGAAGCCCGCGCTGATCACCATGGGCGTCTGGGGCGCAGGGGGCGGCATGATCCTCTGGCTGGCCGGCCTCAAAGGGGTGCCGAAGACCCTCTATGAAGCCGCAAGCCTCGACGGTGCGAACCCCGTCACCCAGTTCTTCAGCGTCACCCTGCCGATGCTGAGCCCGATCGTCTTCTTCAACGTCGTCACCGGGCTCATCAACTCGATGCAGGAGTTCGACCGCGTCTGGGTGCTGCGCGGCAACACGGGAAGCTCCGGCCCGTCCGACTCGCTCCTCGTGCCCGTCGTGCACCTCTTCGTGAACGGGTTCACGTATTTCAAGCTCGGCTTCGCCTCGGCCCTCGCCTGGCTGATCTTCGCCGTCATCCTGACCCTGACGCTCGTCCAGATGCGGCTCCGCAAGCGCTGGGTCTTCGCGGAGGGCGACCGGTGAACGCGGCCCTGGCCTATGCCGTCTCCACCCTCAGCTTTTGGGGCGGTTCTGCCCTAGCGCTCGGCGGGGTGTTCTTCGCCTTCCAGGGGTTGACGGCCGCGCCCGGCCAAGACCGCGCCGCCTCGGTCCGGCGCTTGGCATGGGCGTTGGCGCTTGGCGCGCTGGCCCTGCTCTTCTCCGCCTCGCTCACGCCGAGCAAGGGGCTGGCCGTCCCCGTCGTCTGGCCTGTGCTTCCGCTCCCGGGATGGCTGGCGGTCGCCGCGGGCGCGGTCGCCCTGGGCACCTTTCTCAGCGGCCTCGTCGAGATCAGGGAGCGCCGGCGCAGCCGCTGGGTCCAGGCCCTCGTCTGGGCGGTCGCAGCCGTCCTGTGCGGCGCGTGGGCGAAGGCGCAGGGAGGGCCCTTCGAGCTGCTCACGGGGAGGGTGTCGCTCAGCCCGGTCGCGGCCCTCGCCCTTGGCCTGCTCGCGGTCGGGGCGGTCGCGGCCATGGTCGCCACCGCGCGCTCCGCAAATGTGCGCCAGAAACTGGGCAGACTCGCCGTCACCGCGGTCCTCTGGGTGGGCTGCTTCGTCTTCGGCGTGCCGTTCCTGTGGCTCCTGGTCACGAGCTTTAAGGAAGACCGCGACATGGCCTCGCCGAACGGCGTGGTGTGGGTGCCGCGCGTCCAGCAGACGGTGCCGCACCTCACCCCCGACCAGCCCTACTATGCCGCCACCTACGACGGCCGCCCCGTCGAGGCGAACCTGGAGACCAAGCGCGCGGACGGCACCCTGGTGCTGAGCATCGCCCGCCCCGTCGGCCTCGGCGGTTTCACCTTCGAAGCGAAGGAAGGAGAAGTCAAGCTCATCCCGCGCGAACTCCCGATGGTCACGGGCAACGCGGACGGGGTGGACTTCAAGGCGATGGTCACGCGCGAACTCTCCGACGGGCGGCGCGAAGTCGAGTTCCTGGAGCCGCAGGCGCTCAAGGGGCAGACCCGCACCTTCAGCCCCACAGAGATCGAGCCATACCGCCCCGTCAGCCTCCGCTGGCGGAACTATGTGGAGGCGCTCGAGTTCTTGCCCGCCGAGACGCAGATGGGGCTGGTCTACCTGCGCAACACCCTTTTCCTGGTGGTGATGAACGTGATCGGCAC carries:
- a CDS encoding prepilin-type N-terminal cleavage/methylation domain-containing protein yields the protein MLNRRRSGFTLIELLVVIAIIAILAAILFPVFAQAKVAAKKINTTSKLKQINLAHQMYTIDFDDMYCPRWRGGYGPPNGGDPENSMSWDKLIQTYTKNYDIMYSSEDKRPTYKTPKGQIRRSFAVARNVFRGIQPRNGFRGTFFGAPETWKVSVTTTVIPLPGGTITVAEQRQDIFQSNDPWKDDKWYTGGDIENTRRSDWKNTKDPRAPYGNIDNAYSEGSVWAFADGHVRYQKVNGTASDGVFQGTVFEGYEQKAGAWVTGNGDPFWDRGIVCLDSLLKTSDATCKLPGED
- a CDS encoding carbohydrate ABC transporter permease, translating into MNAALAYAVSTLSFWGGSALALGGVFFAFQGLTAAPGQDRAASVRRLAWALALGALALLFSASLTPSKGLAVPVVWPVLPLPGWLAVAAGAVALGTFLSGLVEIRERRRSRWVQALVWAVAAVLCGAWAKAQGGPFELLTGRVSLSPVAALALGLLAVGAVAAMVATARSANVRQKLGRLAVTAVLWVGCFVFGVPFLWLLVTSFKEDRDMASPNGVVWVPRVQQTVPHLTPDQPYYAATYDGRPVEANLETKRADGTLVLSIARPVGLGGFTFEAKEGEVKLIPRELPMVTGNADGVDFKAMVTRELSDGRREVEFLEPQALKGQTRTFSPTEIEPYRPVSLRWRNYVEALEFLPAETQMGLVYLRNTLFLVVMNVIGTVASCSLVAYAFARLRFPGRETLFKVLLSTMMLPAAVTILPQFLIFKNLGWVNTLNPLWVPAFFTTPFTVFMLREFFLQIPYELEDAAKVDGSSYLCTFWSVMVPQIKPAIVVVVIWTFIGTWNNFMGPLIYVNTPELIPVAYAVQMFNGERNGEPGLLMAFVTMAMMPVLALFAFAQRYFIEGVSLSGLGGR
- a CDS encoding extracellular solute-binding protein, with the protein product MGSRLARALCTLAIVQSALVAFAEERQIVTVWGLSAGPDAKGAEAVVREFEKRNPDLKVRALRMGAGEMNPQKLMTSIVGNAPPDVIYQDRFSLSDWASRGAFRPLDDLMARDKANPLNPRPEQYFPAAWAETQYEGKTYAIPSGSDTRVLYWNRRIFRQNADALRAAGLDPGRPPRTWSETLQYSKVLTKRDANGQIVAAGFIPNYGNSWLYLFAFQNDAQFMSADGRTCTLDTPAAREAVEFMVKGYDLLGGYDNAQKFSSGFLGNENDPFVIGKVAMKVDGDWILSNLSRYAPDLDFGVAPPPVPDDRFARRGRFKDDKDLFITWMGGFSYGVPVGAKNVEGAWRYIKFAASAEGRLIEVRAQADWDKLRGREFIQRVQAHREANEEILRQYAPKQPNYADAVSLHVAIGEVGRIRPPTVVGQVLWDEHIKAFEAACRHELPPDRALKRGQSVVQRELDAHYRYFSLPQFDMRVPLGIGATAFLALVAGFVVWIRRQKLGRLAREETKWAYILLSPWLLGFFIFTAGPMLASLAFSMTQYNVLSDPKWVGAENYVALFTSERENLVKAFGNVFYLAGIGVPLGIVSGLLIALLLNTSVRGINTYRTIFYLPSIVPVVAGAVLWSWVLTPDPSKGLVNAAWLHTVTEWLGVSPPGWLTVADWAKPALITMGVWGAGGGMILWLAGLKGVPKTLYEAASLDGANPVTQFFSVTLPMLSPIVFFNVVTGLINSMQEFDRVWVLRGNTGSSGPSDSLLVPVVHLFVNGFTYFKLGFASALAWLIFAVILTLTLVQMRLRKRWVFAEGDR